GCCATGGTCCCGCTCGCGGCGAAGGAGGAGCTGGCGCGCGGGATCCCGGGCGCGCGCCTCGTCGTCGTGGCCGACTCGGGCCACGCGACGCCGGCCGATCAGCCGGAGGCCTTCAACCGGGTCGTCCTCGAGCTCGTCGCCGCCCGCTGAGGCGCGCCGGGGCGTGGAGTACAATACGCGGCCATGTGGCTCGCCCTGGCCGTGGCGGCGGCGCTGTTCCAGGTGCTCCGCAACACGGCCATGAAGCGCCTCGGCCACGCCCTCGACGAGTACATCAACGTCTGGGGCCGCTTCACCTTCCTCCTCCCGTTCGCCCTCGTCGCGTGCTGGCTCAGCGGCTGGCCCACGCTCCAGCCCGGGTTCTATGCGTGGTGCCTCGCGTTCGGCGTCTGCCAGACGCTCTCGACGCTCGCCCTCTCCAAGGCGCTGAAGCTCTCGGCGATCTCGCTCGTGACGGCGCTCTGGAAGGTGAGCCTGCTGATCCTGCTCGGCATGGCCTGGCTGACGATCGGCGAGACGCCGAGCCCGCTCGGCGTGGCGGGCGTGCTCCTCTCGGCGGCGGGCGTGTACCTCCTGAACATCGGGCGCGCGCACATCTCGCCCTGGGAGCCGCTCCGCGTGCTCGTCACCGACCGCGGCCAGCGCTACACGCTGCTCGCGGCGTTCCTCTACGCGCCCAGCGTGATCACGATCAAGCAGGCGATCCTCGCCTCGAACACCGCCACCGGCACCTTCGGCGCCTACCTGGCCGCGAGCCTCGTGGTGACGCCGCTCGCCGTCACGACGTCGGCGCGCCACTTCGGCTCGATCGGGCGCCACTGGAAGGAGTTCGTGGCGCTCGGGCTCTTCGCCGCGCTCACCACGCTCTCCCAGGGCAAGGCGTACACGCTGACGCTCTCCTCGTACGTGGAGGCGGTGAAGCAGGTCGAGATCCTGTTCGCCATGGGCGTCGGCGTCGCGTGGTTCGGGGAGGCGCAGCGGGTGCGCGAGTCGGCGATCGGCGCCGTCGTCATGCTCCTCGGCATGGTGCTGCTCGCGCTGGCGTCGTGAGCTCAGGCCGGGACGGAAAACCCCTCCCGCTGAGCGGCGAGCGTGAGCCGGCGGTCGAGCGCGTAGAGCGTCCGTCCCTGCGGATGCCCCTCCGCCCAGTGCAAGGCCGCGCCGAGCTGGAGCGCGTCGGAGGCGCGCAGCACGTGAAGCCGGAGCAGCCGGGCCGCCAGTGCTTTGACGGGCTCGAGGTCGATGACGAGGTGACAGGTACGGACGAAATCCTCGAGCCGGGTCTCGGCGAGCCGTGCCACCGATTCATCCAGGGCTTGCTCGCGCACGAGGCGCCGGAAGGCCGAGATGATCTCGATCGGCGTCAGCGTCCAGATCACCACGGTGTCGGCAGCGACCCACCCGGCGACCCGCGCCGACGCGGCCTGCTCGATCAGGAGCGGGACCACCGCGGAGCTGTCCCAGAACGTCACGGGCCTTCCTCGCGTTCGCGGAGGAGCGCCTCGACGACATCGACGCCCACCGCCGGGCGGCTCGCGAGCCACGACTCGGATGGTCGGCCCGTGCCCCGACGGACGACGCCGCGCCGCTCGAGTCGCTCGAGCCACTCCGTATCCTCGCCGGGCAGGGGAGCGCCCACGCGCTCGATGCGCGCGATGACGTGGTCGCGGTCCGACACGAGCACCGCCTCCCCGCGCTGCACCCGGCGCAGGTAATAACTCAGGCGATTCTTCAACTCGGCGATCTTGACGATCATCATGACGCGCTCCGGGCTATCTTTCGAGCCCCCATCTGGCCATCAATCATAGCTATGACCTGGCCATGTCGTCAATCTTTCCGCGGGCCGGGCCGCCGCCACGAAGTCGTTGAGGATGCGGTCGATCCGGTTCTCCCCGTGCGGTGTCTGAAACGCCGGACGTTGACACGTCCGTCGCCGCGTCGCTACAGCGGCGCCCTCTATCTACGCTTGCACGAACACGTCGCGGCACGGGGGCTCGGCGAGGTGATTCTCTCGCCGCTCGAGCTCGCTCTGGCCCTGACCTAGATCTCGGGGCGCTTGCCGTAGGTCGCGCGGACCTCGGTCTTGATGCCGCCGCGCATGTTGAAGTCGCCCGTCACCTCCACCCACCGCGGCCGCGCCGCCGCCACGAAGTCGTTCAGGATGCGGTTGGTCACGTCCTCGTGGAACGCGCCCTCGTCCCGGTACGACCAGACGTAGAGCTTCAGCGACCGGAGCTCGACCAGGTGCTGGTCGGGCACGTAGCGGATCCGGATCGTCGCGAAGTCGGGCTGGCCGGTGAGCGGGCAGAGGCAGGTGAACTCCGGCACCGTCATCGCGACCTCGTAGTCGCGGTCCGGGTGCGGGTTCGCCACGACCTCGAGCTTCTTCGACGGGCGGGTCGGCATGGCGCGATTATACCAATCGGCTCGCGGGGCGCCGCGCTCAGCGCATCGTCGTGAGCCCGATGCCCGCCGCGACCGCGAGGCTCGCCAGCAGGAGATCCGGCGTGAGCCGCTCGCCCGCGACGAGCGCGGCCGCCACCACGCCGAAGATCGGCTGAGTCAGGAAGAAGGCGGCGAGCGCGCTCGGCCGGTAGCGGCGCAGGAGCCGGACGATCCCCGAGTAGGCGACGAGGATGCCGACGACCTTCTTCGCGCGGAGCCGGTCGCCCGGGATCAGGAAGTGGGCGAGGACGACCGTGTGGACCGCGTAGAGGTTCAGGAGGATCGCCGAGTGCGAGGCGCTCGTGAGCGAGGTGCCGACATTCATCAGGCCGATCTGCGCGGTGAACAGGAGGCCCAGGAAGCCGAGCTCGGGCCACTCGCCGCGCTCGATTCGGAGCCCCGCGAGGCGGCCTCCGGCCCACGCCCAGAGCGCCACGACCACGCCGCCGACCAGGAAGCGCATCCAGGCCAGGCGCAGCGGCGGCGCGTCGGCGAGCCCGATCTTGATCGCGACGGGATTGGCGCCCCAGAGGATCGACACGAGCAGCGCGAGCGCGGCGCCCTTGACGTCGATGTCTCGCGGGGAATGGCTCACGTGGAGTGTCTGCATTCTGAGGCATTGGCGTGGCGTTCGGGAAGCATTAGCGTCGTGCCGTGTCACGGGTGCGACAGGCGTCTCCTGATACAATCACCGACGGAGGACGACGATGCTCGCGCAGCCGGTCAAACGACGGTTCACCGTGGAGGAGTTCCACCGCATGGGCGAGGCGGGGATCTTCCACGAGGACGATCGTGTCGAGCTCATCAACGGGCAGATCGTCCAGTTGAGCCCGATCGGCCGTCCTCACGCCTATGCCGTGACCATGTTGAACAACATGCTGGCGTCGCGGCTCGCGGGCCGGGCGCTGGTGTCTCCCCAGAATCCCGTGCATCTCTTCCGTGACTCTGAGCCGCTGCCCGACATCGTGCTGCTGCGCCTGCGGTCGGACTACAAGGAGGTCGACGTCGGACCGGCCGACGTTCTCCTCCTCGTCGAGGTCGCCGACAGCTCGCTCCGCTACGATCGCCTCGTGAAGCTTCGCCTCTATGCCCGGGCCGGGATCCCCGAGGTCTGGATCGTCGACGTGGCCGGAGGCCGTGTCGAGGTCTACCGGCGCCCCGCCGAGCGGCGGTACGAGCAGGCCGAGCGTGTCGAGCGGGGTGGGCGCGTCTCGCCAGCGGTGTTCCCCGACGTCGCCATCGCCGTCGACGAGATCCTGTAGGCCCCGTGAAGATCGGCCTGATCGGACTGCCG
This Candidatus Methylomirabilota bacterium DNA region includes the following protein-coding sequences:
- a CDS encoding Uma2 family endonuclease is translated as MLAQPVKRRFTVEEFHRMGEAGIFHEDDRVELINGQIVQLSPIGRPHAYAVTMLNNMLASRLAGRALVSPQNPVHLFRDSEPLPDIVLLRLRSDYKEVDVGPADVLLLVEVADSSLRYDRLVKLRLYARAGIPEVWIVDVAGGRVEVYRRPAERRYEQAERVERGGRVSPAVFPDVAIAVDEIL
- a CDS encoding type II toxin-antitoxin system VapC family toxin, whose amino-acid sequence is MTFWDSSAVVPLLIEQAASARVAGWVAADTVVIWTLTPIEIISAFRRLVREQALDESVARLAETRLEDFVRTCHLVIDLEPVKALAARLLRLHVLRASDALQLGAALHWAEGHPQGRTLYALDRRLTLAAQREGFSVPA
- the queF gene encoding preQ(1) synthase is translated as MPTRPSKKLEVVANPHPDRDYEVAMTVPEFTCLCPLTGQPDFATIRIRYVPDQHLVELRSLKLYVWSYRDEGAFHEDVTNRILNDFVAAARPRWVEVTGDFNMRGGIKTEVRATYGKRPEI
- a CDS encoding EamA family transporter; this encodes MWLALAVAAALFQVLRNTAMKRLGHALDEYINVWGRFTFLLPFALVACWLSGWPTLQPGFYAWCLAFGVCQTLSTLALSKALKLSAISLVTALWKVSLLILLGMAWLTIGETPSPLGVAGVLLSAAGVYLLNIGRAHISPWEPLRVLVTDRGQRYTLLAAFLYAPSVITIKQAILASNTATGTFGAYLAASLVVTPLAVTTSARHFGSIGRHWKEFVALGLFAALTTLSQGKAYTLTLSSYVEAVKQVEILFAMGVGVAWFGEAQRVRESAIGAVVMLLGMVLLALAS
- a CDS encoding DMT family transporter is translated as MQTLHVSHSPRDIDVKGAALALLVSILWGANPVAIKIGLADAPPLRLAWMRFLVGGVVVALWAWAGGRLAGLRIERGEWPELGFLGLLFTAQIGLMNVGTSLTSASHSAILLNLYAVHTVVLAHFLIPGDRLRAKKVVGILVAYSGIVRLLRRYRPSALAAFFLTQPIFGVVAAALVAGERLTPDLLLASLAVAAGIGLTTMR
- a CDS encoding type II toxin-antitoxin system prevent-host-death family antitoxin — encoded protein: MMIVKIAELKNRLSYYLRRVQRGEAVLVSDRDHVIARIERVGAPLPGEDTEWLERLERRGVVRRGTGRPSESWLASRPAVGVDVVEALLREREEGP